In Ruminiclostridium josui JCM 17888, the genomic window CTTCGAAGGATTTGTACTGCCTTTTGCCAGTGAACTTCAAAAGCTTATGGAGGAGAGTGGAACACCCGTAAAAATAAGGTTATGCGATACCTTAGGATATGGTGTTTGTTACCCTGGGGCCGCATTACCTAGAAGTGTACCTGAAATTATATATAGTTTGAGAACCCTTATAGGGTTTGACAGCGAATTACTTGAATGGCACGGTCATAATGATTTTTATAGAAGTGTAAGTAATGCTACTGCAGCATGGCTTTACGGATGCTCCAGCGTGAACTGCTCTCTTTTAGGTGTAGGGGAAAGGACAGGAAATACACCACTTGAGGCTATGGTTATCGAATACGCACAGCTACGAGGTACTCTGGATGGAATGAATCTGTCTGTAATAACAGATATAGCAAACTATTTTGAGAAGGAACTTAACTATGTGATACCTGGGATGACACCTTTTGTGGGTAGGAACTTTAATGTGACACAGGCGGGAATTCATGCTGACGGACTATTAAAGAATGAGGAGATATATAACATATTTAATACAGGCAAGCTTTTGAAGAGACCTGTTGGTGTTGCAGTAACACAGACATCAGGCCTTGCAGGAATAGCATTATGGATTAATAACAATCTAATGCTTGATGAAAATTTAAAGATTGACAAAAAAGATCCCAGGGTTAAAAAAATTAAAGATTGGGTTGATGCTCAGTATCAATCAGGCAGAGTTACACCTATAAGTGACGGAGAAATGATTGAAACTATAAGGGCAATAGCACCTGACATATTTATATTAACAATGTAGAAAGAAAATAAGGAGAAAGTTTTATATGAAAAAAGACAGCTTAATAAAAGGAATGATATTTTGTTTTCTTGCAGTTGTTGCATGGGGAGGAATGTTTCCTATTGCAGGTGTAATTATGAAATCTATAAATCCGTTTCATTTTACTGCAATAAGATATTTTGTGGCAGGGATAATATTTCTGATTTTGCTATTTGTTTTGGAAGGGAAAAAATCTTTTAGCTTTGATGGAAGCTTCTGGAAACTATTCTTTTTTGGAACTATGGGGTTTGCGGGATATAGCTTTTTAACATTCGGAGGGCAAAAATTACTTGGGACTTCCGGGGCAGTTGTAGCATCTATATTGATGGCCTTAATGCCCATAAATACAGTTATCGTAAATACTATTTTGGGAAAAGCAAAGCCAAAACCCTTTACTATGGTGACAATTATTTTCGCACTGGCAGGAGTTATGATGGTTATAACAAAGGGTAACATAAATAACCTTTTAGCAGTGAAAAACAATTTGCTTGGAGATATCTTGATATTCTTAGGAACAATCTGTTGGGTTATTTACACAATTGGTGGGACAAGCTTCAGTTCATGGTCACCTATAAGATACACATCCTTAAGCTGCTCGTTGGGAGTTATAACAGTATGCTTGCTAACTGCCGCAGGAACTGCAATGAATCTTATTGCTATGCCTTCATTAAATGATATAGTTTCAAATGGCTGGCAGTTGGGATACATGGCTCTTATAGCAGGGGTAATGGCAGTATTCCTTTGGAACTACGGCAATAAAATAATTACACCTATTAATGGAATACTTTTTATGAATCTGGTTCCAGTAACAACATTCATAATTTCCCTTTTCCTTGGTACGAGCTTCAAAGGTATTGAGTTATGCGGCGCAGTACTAACAATATGCTCACTTATAGCAAATAATATATATACAAGGTTCAGTGTAAATATTGCGGAAAAAGAAAAGGCCTTAAGTCAAAAGGCCTGATACATACTTCTCAAATATAAAAA contains:
- a CDS encoding 2-isopropylmalate synthase → MIVLNEKTGILEKRCQSYSLQDIEEPNLYKDIFNYDEIPKCVFDYKNIPLSPAKNFWITDTTFRDGQQSRAPYTVDQILKLYDFLHQLGGENGIIRQTEFFLYSDKDKEAALRCMERGYKFPEVTGWIRPISKDLELVKEFGLKEVGFLVSSSDYHIFKKLNKTRRQALDDYMSIIRKAVELGIKPRCHFEDITRSDFEGFVLPFASELQKLMEESGTPVKIRLCDTLGYGVCYPGAALPRSVPEIIYSLRTLIGFDSELLEWHGHNDFYRSVSNATAAWLYGCSSVNCSLLGVGERTGNTPLEAMVIEYAQLRGTLDGMNLSVITDIANYFEKELNYVIPGMTPFVGRNFNVTQAGIHADGLLKNEEIYNIFNTGKLLKRPVGVAVTQTSGLAGIALWINNNLMLDENLKIDKKDPRVKKIKDWVDAQYQSGRVTPISDGEMIETIRAIAPDIFILTM
- a CDS encoding DMT family transporter, translating into MKKDSLIKGMIFCFLAVVAWGGMFPIAGVIMKSINPFHFTAIRYFVAGIIFLILLFVLEGKKSFSFDGSFWKLFFFGTMGFAGYSFLTFGGQKLLGTSGAVVASILMALMPINTVIVNTILGKAKPKPFTMVTIIFALAGVMMVITKGNINNLLAVKNNLLGDILIFLGTICWVIYTIGGTSFSSWSPIRYTSLSCSLGVITVCLLTAAGTAMNLIAMPSLNDIVSNGWQLGYMALIAGVMAVFLWNYGNKIITPINGILFMNLVPVTTFIISLFLGTSFKGIELCGAVLTICSLIANNIYTRFSVNIAEKEKALSQKA